Genomic DNA from Streptomyces venezuelae:
TGCGCAGTACGGACTACGTCAACACGATCGCCACCAAGGACGAGCCGTTCTTCCCCGGCAACGAGGAAATCGAACGCAAGGTCCTGAACGCCACCCGCTGGAACGCCGCGGTGATGGTCTCGCGCGCCCAGCGCCCCGGCATCGGCGTCGGCGGCCACATCGCCACCTTCGCCTCCTCCGCCTCGCTCTACGACGTGGGCTTCAACCACTTCTTCCGCGGCAAGGACGAGGGCGACGGCGGCGACCAGATCTTCTTCCAGGGGCACGCGTCCCCCGGCATCTACGCCCGCGCCTTCCTCCTCGACCGGCTCTCGGAGGAGCAGCTCGACGCGTTCCGCCAGGAGAAGTCGAAGGCCCCCAACGGTCTCTCGTCCTATCCCCACCCGCGCCTCATGCCGGACTTCTGGGAGTTCCCGACCGTCTCGATGGGCCTCGGCCCGCTCGGCGCGATCTTCCAGGCCCGCATGAACCGCTACATGGAGGCGCGCGGCATCGCCGACACCTCCAAGTCGCACGTGTGGGCCTACCTCGGCGACGGCGAGATGGACGAGCCCGAGTCGCTCGGCCAGCTCTCCATCGCCGCCCGCGAGGGCCTGGACAACCTGACCTTCGTCGTCAACTGCAACCTGCAGCGCCTCGACGGTCCGGTGCGCGGCAACGGCAAGATCATCCAGGAGCTGGAGTCGCAGTTCCGCGGCGCCGGCTGGAACGTCATCAAGCTGGTCTGGGACCGCAGCTGGGACCCGCTGCTCGCGCAGGACCGCGACGGCGTCCTGGTCAACCGGCTCAACACCACGCCCGACGGCCAGTTCCAGACGTACGCGACCGAGACCGGCGCGTACATCCGCGAGCACTTCTTCGGCGACGACCACCGGCTGCGCGCCATGGTCGAGAACATGACCGACGAGCAGATCCTGCACCTGGGCCGCGGCGGTCACGACCACAAGAAGGTCTACGCGGCGTACGCGGCGGCGAAGGCCCACAAGGGCCAGCCGACGGTGATCCTCGCGCAGACGGTCAAGGGCTGGACCCTCGGCCCGAACTTCGAGGGCCGCAACGCCACGCACCAGATGAAGAAGCTCACGGTCGACGACCTCAAGGGTTTCCGCGACCGGCTGCACATCCCGATCACGGACAAGCAGCTGGAGGGCGGCGCCCCGCCGTACTACCACCCGGGCCGCGACTCCGAAGAGATCCAGTACATGCACGACCGCCGCAAGGGCCTGGGCGGTTACGTCCCGACCCGCGTCGTGCGCTCCAAGCCCCTCCAGCTCCCGGAGGACAAGGCGTACGCGGCCGCGAAGAAGGGCTCGGGCCAGCAGTCGATCGCCACCACCATGGCGTTCGTCCGCATCCTGAAGGACCTCATGCGGGACAAGGAGATCGGCAAGCGCTTCGTGCTGATCGCCCCCGACGAGTACCGCACCTTCGGCATGGACGCGTTCTTCCCGAGCGCGAAGATCTACAACCCGCTCGGCCAGCAGTACGAGGCGGTGGACCGCGAGCTCCTCCTCGCGTACAAGGAGTCGCCGACGGGCCAGATGCTGCACGACGGCATCTCGGAGGCGGGCTGCACGGCGTCCCTGATCGCCGCCGGTTCGGCCTACGCGACGCACGGCGAGCCGCTGATCCCCGTCTACGTCTTCTACTCGATGTTCGGCTTCCAGCGCACCGGCGACCAGTTCTGGCAGATGGCCGACCAGCTCGCGCGCGGTTTCGTCCTCGGCGCGACCGCGGGACGCACGACGCTGACCGGTGAGGGGCTGCAGCACGCGGACGGCCACTCGCAGCTGCTGGCCTCCACGAACCCGGGCTGCGTCGCCTACGACCCGGCGTTCGGCTACGAGATCGCGCACATCGTCAAGGACGGCCTGCGCCGGATGTACGGCCCCGACAGTGAGGACGTCTTCTACTACCTCACCGTCTACAACGAGCCGATCCAGCACCCGGCCGAGCCCGCCGACGTGGACGTCGACGGCATCCTCAAGGGCATCTACCGCTTCAAGGCGGGCGAGCAGGGCGCCATCCCGGCGCAGATCCTCGCGTCCGGTGTCGCGGTGCCGTGGGCGGTCGAGGCGCAGCAGATCCTGGCCTCGGAGTGGAACGTCAAGGCGGACGTCTGGTCGGCGACCTCCTGGAACGAGCTGCGCCGCGAGGCGGTGGACGTGGAGCGCCACAACCTCCTGCACCCGGAGGAGGAGCAGCGCGTGCCGTACGTGACGCGGAAGCTGTCCGGCGCCGAAGGGCCGTTCGTGGCCGTCTCGGACTGGATGCGGAGCGTTCCGGACCAGATCTCCCGCTGGGTTCCCGGTACGTACCAGTCGCTCGGCGCGGACGGCTTCGGCTTCGCGGACACGCGTGGTGCGGCCCGCCGTTACTTCCACATCGACGCGCAGTCGATCGTGGTGGGCGTGCTGACCGAGCTGGCGCGCGAGGGCAAGGTGGACCGCTCCGTCCTGAAGCAGGCGGTCGACCGCTACCAGCTCCTCGACGTCGCGGCGGCCGACCCGGGTGCGGCGGGCGGCGACGCGTAGCCGTTGCGGCACGCCCGGCAGGGCACATACGGAAGCCGGAGGGCGACGGGATGGGATCCCGTCGCCCTCCGGCTTTCTTCCCATGTCACCCGCGGGCCCGTCAGGACTCGTCCTGCGTCGCGCGATCCGGCCGACTCCGCGACCCCGTACGGCCGCGTGAGCCGGGGAGCTTGCGCCTGGTGCGTCCGGGGCCCGCCACCCTCCGGGTACCCGCCTTCAGCTCTCCCAGACCTTGAAGGCCCGGATGCGGTACGGCGATTCGGGTGCCCAGGTGCCGCCGCCGGGGTACGTGTCGAACTCGCCGGTCTCCGCGCACTCCGCCGACTGGTACGTGGTGACGGGTCGTCCGGTGCGGTTGGCGAGGGCCTGCGCGCTGCCCCCCTCCGGCAGCGCGGTGCAGCTCTCGATGTCGATGTCCGACAGCTCGTACACCTGGCGTGCGCCCTTGAACTGCGCCTTCTGCCAGAGACAGAGCTCTCCGGGGCCGCAGGCGCGCAGCGTCGGCGGGGCGGCGGCTCCGGCGTGGGCGGGTGTGAGGATGACGGCGGCGAGTGCGGCTGCCGTGACGGCCGCGGGCATGGTCGTACGCATGTGTCGAACCCCCGTGTGCTGCGGATCTTCTGATTGCTCGGTTCTTCTGACCGCACTGTGGACCCGCTTGTCGGCGCGCCGGAAGGGGTACGGACGCCGCTCATCCTGATAGGCGAAAGCCCCCCAGGATGTCCCTGAGGGGCTTTCCCTGATCCCCGGGGGGGGGCTCAGATGTGACCGACGCCCGCGCCCGCCTCCGCGTTGTCGCCGCG
This window encodes:
- the aceE gene encoding pyruvate dehydrogenase (acetyl-transferring), homodimeric type, coding for MASGSDRNPIIIGGLPSQVPDFDPEETQEWLDSLDAAVDERGRERARYLMLRLIERAREKRVAVPEMRSTDYVNTIATKDEPFFPGNEEIERKVLNATRWNAAVMVSRAQRPGIGVGGHIATFASSASLYDVGFNHFFRGKDEGDGGDQIFFQGHASPGIYARAFLLDRLSEEQLDAFRQEKSKAPNGLSSYPHPRLMPDFWEFPTVSMGLGPLGAIFQARMNRYMEARGIADTSKSHVWAYLGDGEMDEPESLGQLSIAAREGLDNLTFVVNCNLQRLDGPVRGNGKIIQELESQFRGAGWNVIKLVWDRSWDPLLAQDRDGVLVNRLNTTPDGQFQTYATETGAYIREHFFGDDHRLRAMVENMTDEQILHLGRGGHDHKKVYAAYAAAKAHKGQPTVILAQTVKGWTLGPNFEGRNATHQMKKLTVDDLKGFRDRLHIPITDKQLEGGAPPYYHPGRDSEEIQYMHDRRKGLGGYVPTRVVRSKPLQLPEDKAYAAAKKGSGQQSIATTMAFVRILKDLMRDKEIGKRFVLIAPDEYRTFGMDAFFPSAKIYNPLGQQYEAVDRELLLAYKESPTGQMLHDGISEAGCTASLIAAGSAYATHGEPLIPVYVFYSMFGFQRTGDQFWQMADQLARGFVLGATAGRTTLTGEGLQHADGHSQLLASTNPGCVAYDPAFGYEIAHIVKDGLRRMYGPDSEDVFYYLTVYNEPIQHPAEPADVDVDGILKGIYRFKAGEQGAIPAQILASGVAVPWAVEAQQILASEWNVKADVWSATSWNELRREAVDVERHNLLHPEEEQRVPYVTRKLSGAEGPFVAVSDWMRSVPDQISRWVPGTYQSLGADGFGFADTRGAARRYFHIDAQSIVVGVLTELAREGKVDRSVLKQAVDRYQLLDVAAADPGAAGGDA
- a CDS encoding peptidase inhibitor family I36 protein, which produces MRTTMPAAVTAAALAAVILTPAHAGAAAPPTLRACGPGELCLWQKAQFKGARQVYELSDIDIESCTALPEGGSAQALANRTGRPVTTYQSAECAETGEFDTYPGGGTWAPESPYRIRAFKVWES